A stretch of the Hyalangium minutum genome encodes the following:
- a CDS encoding M1 family aminopeptidase, with product MIAIALFELRRRLKMLSTWVYFGVYLALGFILMNAAAGAWEAVTFNAGGGGKVLANSPHSLSVMMAYLGFTGVIISGAMMGQAVYQDFAAGSHTLFFTTPISKAQYLFGRFLGAFLVLLVIFSSIGLGAFVGSYMPWLQKHLVGPNSGAAYLWPYVTSVLPNLFFAGALFFALAALTRRILPVYVGTVVLFIGYLIGGSLMRELETKWISALADPFGLNAQRVVTEYWTVAEKNTRLLPLEGWFLLNRLVWLAVGIVALVFTYVRFQRTHALPLRGQKEQEPSSEPALPASIAPLPALNRDFRGTTFLRLLPKLTWLDLKETVKNVYFLVMVLAGVLFVFISARAMGSMYGTNTWPVTYMVLEMVGGTFALFHIIIITFYSGELIWRERDAQMSGLMDALPTPGWLPYVSKLLALMGVQVILTCVVFLCGLIVQAAKGYTHFELGLYVTELFGLRLPDLWLLCVLAVFIHVVVNHKYVGHFIMVLYLVLSQFASQFGFEHNLYSYAGSPSYTYSDMNGFGPFLRPYFWFHLYWGLAALALALAAHLFWARGSEEGASWRLRTVGTRLSGPVRVGLAVALLGFAGVGISIFHNTNRLNRYLTEREQQAEQADYEKKYKALSSEPQPRIVSVKVQTDIYPQEARVRFLGIYGLENRSGQPVKTVYVNLPPRSELTIHKLSVVGLDTASEQDTRLGFYTYRLPEPLAPGAKAELSFDLEYAARGFKNRSQPTEVVDNGTFVNSEALPHLGYQENSELSDEDTRRRLGLAPKERMADVNDLKARMNTYIGSDSDWITFETTVSTSPDQIALAPGYLEREWTEGGRRYFHYKMDRPILSFFSFLSARWQVKRDAWNGVAIEVYYHPGHEYNLDRMIASVKDSLDYFTNAFSPYQHRQVRILEFPRYASFAQSFPNTIPYSESIGFIARVDPDDPKDVDYPYYVTAHEVAHQWWAHQVVGGNVQGATLLSETLSQYSALMVMKRKYGAEKMGRFLRYELDRYLNGRSIERNKEMPLGRVENQGYVHYRKGSLIMYALQDYLGEDKVNQALASFLRKTAYQSPPFTHSPELIAELRAVTPDHLRYLLEDFFDRITLYENRAVTATSTALPNGRFEVKITAKARKVEADGLGQEKELPLNDYVDVGVLDADGKPLFLEKRLIQQGDVSFTVQVSTRPAKAGLDPLYKLIDRKPEDNTVTVEAL from the coding sequence TCGCTCTCTTCGAGCTGCGCCGCCGGCTCAAGATGCTCTCCACGTGGGTGTACTTCGGCGTGTACCTGGCGCTGGGCTTCATCTTGATGAACGCCGCAGCCGGAGCCTGGGAGGCCGTCACCTTCAACGCGGGTGGGGGCGGCAAGGTGCTGGCCAACTCGCCTCACTCGCTCAGCGTGATGATGGCCTACCTGGGCTTCACGGGCGTCATCATCTCTGGCGCGATGATGGGCCAGGCGGTGTACCAGGACTTCGCCGCGGGCTCGCACACGCTGTTCTTCACCACGCCCATCTCCAAGGCCCAGTACCTCTTCGGCCGCTTCTTGGGGGCGTTCCTCGTCCTGCTCGTCATCTTCTCGAGCATCGGCCTGGGGGCCTTCGTGGGCAGCTACATGCCGTGGCTCCAGAAGCATTTGGTGGGCCCCAACTCAGGCGCCGCGTACCTCTGGCCGTACGTGACGAGCGTGTTGCCCAACCTCTTCTTCGCGGGCGCCCTCTTCTTCGCGCTGGCCGCGCTCACCCGGCGCATCCTCCCCGTGTACGTGGGCACCGTGGTGCTCTTCATCGGCTACCTCATCGGCGGCAGCCTGATGCGCGAGCTGGAGACCAAGTGGATCTCCGCGCTGGCCGATCCCTTCGGCCTCAACGCTCAGCGCGTGGTGACCGAGTACTGGACGGTGGCCGAGAAGAACACCCGCCTGCTGCCCCTGGAGGGCTGGTTCCTGCTCAACCGGCTGGTGTGGCTGGCGGTGGGCATCGTGGCGCTCGTCTTCACGTACGTGCGCTTCCAGCGGACGCACGCACTGCCCCTCCGGGGCCAGAAGGAGCAGGAGCCCTCCTCCGAGCCCGCGCTCCCCGCCTCCATCGCTCCGCTGCCCGCGCTCAACCGGGACTTCCGAGGTACCACCTTCCTGCGGCTGCTCCCGAAGCTGACGTGGCTGGACCTGAAGGAGACGGTGAAGAACGTCTACTTCCTGGTGATGGTGCTCGCGGGGGTGCTCTTCGTCTTCATCAGCGCGCGCGCCATGGGCTCGATGTACGGCACCAACACCTGGCCCGTGACGTACATGGTGCTGGAGATGGTGGGCGGCACCTTCGCCCTCTTCCACATCATCATCATCACCTTCTATTCGGGCGAGCTCATCTGGCGGGAGCGAGACGCGCAGATGAGCGGGCTGATGGACGCGCTGCCTACGCCGGGCTGGCTCCCATACGTCTCCAAGCTGCTGGCCCTCATGGGTGTGCAGGTGATCCTCACCTGCGTGGTGTTCCTCTGCGGGCTCATCGTCCAGGCTGCGAAGGGCTACACGCACTTCGAGCTGGGCCTCTACGTGACGGAGCTGTTCGGCCTGCGGCTGCCGGATCTGTGGCTGCTGTGCGTGCTCGCGGTGTTCATCCACGTGGTGGTCAACCACAAGTACGTGGGGCACTTCATCATGGTGCTCTACCTGGTGCTCTCGCAGTTCGCCTCGCAGTTCGGCTTCGAGCACAACCTGTACAGCTACGCGGGCTCGCCCTCGTACACGTACTCAGACATGAACGGCTTCGGGCCGTTCCTCCGGCCGTACTTCTGGTTCCACCTGTACTGGGGGCTGGCGGCCCTGGCGCTGGCCCTGGCGGCCCACCTCTTCTGGGCCCGAGGCTCCGAGGAGGGCGCCTCCTGGCGGCTGCGCACAGTGGGGACGCGGCTGTCCGGTCCGGTGCGTGTGGGACTCGCGGTCGCGCTGCTCGGCTTCGCGGGAGTGGGCATCTCCATCTTCCACAACACCAACCGCCTCAACCGCTACCTCACCGAGCGGGAGCAGCAGGCCGAGCAGGCGGACTACGAGAAGAAGTACAAGGCCCTCTCCTCGGAGCCCCAGCCGCGCATCGTGTCGGTGAAGGTGCAGACGGACATCTATCCCCAGGAGGCCCGCGTCCGCTTCCTGGGCATCTACGGCTTGGAGAATCGCTCGGGCCAGCCGGTGAAGACGGTTTACGTGAACCTCCCGCCCCGCTCGGAGCTGACGATCCACAAGCTCTCGGTGGTGGGGCTGGACACCGCCTCGGAGCAGGACACGCGGCTCGGCTTCTATACGTACCGCCTGCCAGAGCCGCTCGCGCCCGGCGCGAAGGCGGAGCTGAGCTTTGATCTCGAGTACGCAGCCCGAGGCTTCAAGAACAGATCACAGCCCACGGAGGTGGTGGACAACGGCACCTTCGTCAACAGCGAGGCCTTGCCTCACCTGGGCTACCAGGAGAACTCCGAGCTGTCGGACGAGGACACCCGCCGCCGCCTGGGACTGGCCCCCAAGGAGCGCATGGCCGACGTCAACGATCTGAAGGCGCGGATGAACACCTATATCGGCTCGGACTCGGACTGGATCACCTTCGAGACCACCGTCAGCACCTCGCCCGATCAGATCGCCCTGGCGCCCGGCTACTTGGAGCGCGAGTGGACCGAGGGCGGGCGGCGCTACTTCCACTACAAGATGGACCGCCCCATCCTGAGCTTCTTCTCATTCCTCTCCGCGCGCTGGCAGGTGAAGCGCGACGCGTGGAACGGCGTGGCCATCGAGGTCTATTACCATCCCGGCCACGAGTACAACCTGGACCGGATGATCGCGTCCGTGAAGGATTCGCTGGACTACTTCACGAACGCCTTCAGCCCGTACCAGCACCGGCAGGTGCGCATCCTGGAGTTCCCCCGCTACGCCTCCTTCGCCCAGTCCTTCCCCAACACCATCCCCTACTCGGAGAGCATCGGCTTCATCGCCCGGGTGGATCCGGACGATCCCAAGGACGTGGACTACCCGTACTACGTCACCGCGCACGAAGTGGCCCACCAGTGGTGGGCGCACCAGGTGGTCGGCGGCAACGTACAGGGCGCCACGCTCTTGTCGGAGACGCTGTCGCAGTACTCGGCGCTGATGGTGATGAAGCGCAAGTACGGGGCGGAGAAGATGGGCCGCTTTCTGCGCTACGAGCTGGACCGCTACCTCAATGGCCGCAGCATCGAGCGCAACAAGGAGATGCCCCTGGGGCGCGTAGAGAACCAGGGCTACGTCCATTACCGCAAGGGCAGCCTCATCATGTACGCGCTGCAGGACTACCTGGGCGAGGACAAGGTGAACCAGGCCCTCGCCTCCTTCCTCCGAAAGACGGCGTACCAGTCGCCTCCGTTCACCCACTCGCCCGAGCTGATCGCCGAGCTGCGCGCGGTGACGCCCGATCACCTGCGCTACCTGCTCGAGGACTTCTTCGACCGCATCACCCTCTACGAGAACCGCGCTGTCACCGCCACCTCCACGGCCCTGCCCAACGGGCGCTTCGAGGTGAAGATCACCGCCAAGGCTCGCAAGGTGGAGGCGGACGGGCTGGGCCAGGAGAAGGAACTCCCGCTCAACGACTACGTGGACGTGGGCGTGCTCGACGCGGACGGCAAGCCCCTCTTCCTGGAGAAGCGCCTCATCCAGCAGGGGGACGTCAGCTTCACCGTGCAGGTGAGCACGCGCCCCGCCAAGGCGGGGCTGGATCCGCTCTACAAGCTGATCGACCGGAAGCCGGAAGACAACACGGTGACGGTGGAGGCGCTCTGA
- a CDS encoding chemotaxis protein CheW produces the protein MATEDTKVEIDYSTLIQRLDEARAVIENAQVSPEKRREVLSTRARALAGSREEVRPEVLTVLVFQVGGERYAVPIEQVDHVLESRGLCALPGAPRHVMGALVSRSRVVPVLDLRQLLGLEGGGMSDLAKVVVVDVAGDAFGIAAEMVDGRAELLRSTLSQPPPGPFLYLTPDRLTVLDVIQLGLPSAERRG, from the coding sequence ATGGCCACCGAAGACACCAAGGTCGAGATCGACTACTCCACCCTCATCCAGCGCTTGGATGAGGCGCGAGCGGTGATCGAGAACGCCCAGGTGAGCCCGGAGAAGCGCCGCGAGGTGCTCTCCACGCGGGCGCGCGCCCTGGCGGGCTCTCGCGAAGAGGTTCGGCCCGAGGTCCTCACCGTGCTGGTGTTCCAGGTGGGCGGCGAGCGCTACGCGGTCCCCATCGAGCAGGTGGACCATGTGCTGGAGTCCCGAGGGCTGTGCGCCCTGCCCGGGGCGCCGAGGCATGTCATGGGTGCGCTGGTGTCACGCTCGCGCGTGGTGCCGGTGTTGGACCTGCGTCAGCTGCTGGGCCTGGAAGGAGGCGGTATGTCCGACCTGGCCAAGGTGGTGGTGGTGGACGTGGCCGGGGATGCCTTCGGCATTGCCGCCGAGATGGTGGACGGGCGCGCGGAGCTCTTGCGCTCCACGCTCTCCCAGCCTCCTCCCGGGCCCTTCCTGTACCTGACGCCGGATCGACTCACCGTGCTGGACGTGATCCAGCTGGGGCTTCCGTCCGCCGAGAGGCGGGGGTAG
- a CDS encoding hybrid sensor histidine kinase/response regulator — protein sequence MDEQVLRSIWPIFSAETREQIQAIFEKIEILEKDPAGRDPDLFPSMKRLVHSLKGSAASLGLSEIEQVVHAIEDGLARFRWDEQLPGEVVSVTVRGLQKIEDALGRGDQGGEPVIDGLAELLASLGRGGELKGPNKEREKEKERHRALERFRQDAMMVLGKLEEALIALVSPDVPDRPGTVSAAVALAQSLKNKAETAKETRVAPLVERMAAAFSRMEQAGDTASIAASQLTEILVELRGVLVPNEPAPSAAPESAPAAAPVPAKQVAQALRAASEASTAPAPSTGEGKGPVDQAVRVSVKTLESLGLQVEHLISGRALQMRRTDALRDLLDNTHDTIVHLERSASHLSLSGGGEALESLRTGVLNLRSIQKRLVELLKEGTREGEQLNLVAQVVRDDLRDMRMVPAAQVLEPLRRTVREVSSRLGKQVELFISGGDVRLDRRILDALKDPLQHLVRNAIDHGIEMPDVRREADKNEKGKLWIRVEPRGTRIAVVVEDDGGGLSPARVRATAVKRGLLSSEAAAKLPDAQAARLIFQPGFSTRDQVTETSGRGVGLDVVLATAQRLQGAVDISYTEGQGTRFTIDLPLSLASALGLLIRVGTAIVAVPSDMVERVFRLAPGDVGTVAGRVVARVDNEQITFLSLSEAIGLPRLPLALEAGKMQTVMLLTLGKERALYAIDEVVGQQDVVVRTLGPHLKGVAHLAGAAVLDDGRLVPVLNAPELLRAAAPSTRGISTGEIRRPRVLVTDDSLTTRFAMKSLLEIAGYPVVTASDGEEAWEVLERTPCQLVVSDWQMPRLDGVGLTRRIRAHPTLNRTPVILVTSLDSPEERAEGLEAGADGYLVKREVERGKLLELVRQLMPG from the coding sequence ATGGACGAGCAGGTCCTTCGCAGCATCTGGCCCATCTTCTCCGCGGAGACGCGCGAGCAGATTCAGGCCATCTTCGAGAAGATCGAGATCCTCGAGAAGGATCCGGCCGGCCGGGATCCGGACCTCTTCCCGTCCATGAAGCGGTTGGTCCACAGCCTGAAGGGCTCCGCCGCGAGCCTCGGGCTGTCGGAGATCGAGCAGGTCGTCCACGCCATCGAGGATGGGCTGGCCCGCTTCCGCTGGGACGAGCAACTGCCCGGTGAAGTGGTCAGCGTCACCGTCCGAGGGCTGCAGAAGATCGAGGACGCCCTGGGACGCGGTGACCAGGGCGGCGAGCCGGTCATCGACGGGCTCGCGGAGCTGCTGGCCTCCCTCGGACGGGGCGGGGAACTCAAGGGGCCGAACAAGGAGCGGGAGAAGGAGAAGGAGCGCCACCGTGCTCTGGAGCGGTTCCGCCAGGACGCGATGATGGTGCTGGGGAAGCTCGAGGAGGCGCTGATCGCGCTGGTCTCGCCGGACGTGCCGGATCGCCCGGGCACCGTGAGCGCGGCGGTGGCGCTGGCCCAGTCGCTCAAGAACAAGGCCGAGACCGCCAAGGAGACCCGCGTCGCTCCGCTCGTGGAGCGGATGGCCGCGGCCTTCTCGAGGATGGAGCAGGCGGGTGACACCGCCAGCATCGCCGCGTCACAGCTCACGGAGATCCTCGTGGAGCTTCGTGGCGTGCTCGTGCCCAATGAGCCGGCGCCCTCCGCTGCCCCAGAGTCTGCTCCGGCTGCCGCGCCCGTTCCGGCAAAGCAGGTTGCTCAGGCCCTGCGCGCCGCCAGCGAGGCCTCCACTGCGCCCGCTCCCAGCACGGGTGAGGGCAAGGGGCCCGTGGATCAGGCGGTCCGCGTCTCGGTGAAGACGCTGGAGTCGCTGGGGCTCCAGGTGGAGCACCTCATCTCGGGCCGCGCCTTGCAGATGCGCCGGACGGATGCGCTCCGGGACCTGCTCGACAACACGCACGACACCATCGTTCACCTGGAGCGCTCCGCGTCGCACCTGTCCCTGTCGGGCGGGGGCGAGGCGCTGGAGTCCCTGCGGACGGGTGTGCTCAACCTGCGCAGCATCCAGAAGCGGTTGGTGGAGCTGCTGAAGGAAGGCACCCGCGAGGGTGAGCAGCTCAACCTCGTGGCCCAGGTGGTGCGCGACGACCTGCGCGACATGCGCATGGTGCCCGCCGCGCAGGTGCTGGAGCCGCTGCGACGCACGGTGCGCGAGGTGAGCTCGCGCCTGGGCAAGCAGGTGGAGCTCTTCATCTCGGGCGGAGACGTGCGGCTGGACCGCCGCATCCTGGATGCCTTGAAGGATCCGCTGCAGCACCTGGTGCGCAACGCCATCGACCACGGCATCGAGATGCCGGACGTCCGCCGCGAGGCGGACAAGAACGAGAAGGGCAAGCTCTGGATTCGCGTGGAGCCGCGAGGCACCCGCATCGCCGTCGTCGTGGAGGATGACGGCGGAGGCTTGTCTCCCGCGAGGGTGCGCGCCACCGCCGTGAAGCGCGGGCTGTTGAGCTCGGAGGCCGCGGCGAAGCTCCCGGATGCTCAGGCCGCGCGGCTCATCTTCCAGCCCGGCTTCTCCACCCGAGACCAGGTGACGGAGACCTCCGGCCGTGGCGTGGGCCTGGACGTGGTGCTGGCCACCGCCCAGCGGCTTCAGGGCGCGGTGGACATCTCCTACACCGAGGGGCAGGGGACGCGCTTCACCATCGATCTGCCGCTCTCGCTGGCCTCCGCGCTGGGGCTGCTGATCCGCGTGGGCACGGCCATCGTTGCCGTGCCTTCGGACATGGTCGAGCGCGTGTTCCGGCTGGCCCCGGGTGACGTGGGCACGGTGGCCGGACGTGTGGTGGCTCGCGTGGACAACGAGCAGATCACCTTCCTCTCGCTCTCCGAGGCCATCGGGCTGCCCCGGCTGCCGCTGGCGCTCGAGGCCGGGAAGATGCAGACGGTCATGCTGCTCACGCTCGGCAAGGAGCGGGCGCTGTACGCCATTGATGAGGTGGTGGGACAGCAGGACGTCGTCGTCCGCACGCTGGGTCCGCACCTGAAGGGCGTGGCGCACCTGGCGGGCGCCGCCGTGCTGGATGACGGCCGCTTGGTGCCGGTGCTCAACGCGCCGGAGTTGTTGCGCGCCGCCGCCCCGAGCACGCGCGGCATCAGCACCGGCGAGATCCGCCGTCCTCGCGTCCTGGTGACGGACGACTCGCTGACCACGCGCTTCGCGATGAAGTCGCTGCTGGAGATCGCCGGCTACCCGGTGGTCACCGCGTCGGACGGCGAGGAGGCCTGGGAGGTGCTGGAGCGCACGCCTTGCCAGCTCGTGGTCAGCGACTGGCAGATGCCCCGGCTGGACGGCGTGGGCCTCACGCGGCGCATTCGCGCCCACCCGACGCTCAATCGCACGCCCGTCATCCTCGTCACCTCGCTCGACAGCCCCGAGGAGCGGGCCGAGGGCCTCGAGGCGGGCGCGGACGGCTACCTCGTCAAGCGCGAGGTGGAGCGCGGCAAGCTGCTGGAACTCGTGCGGCAGCTGATGCCTGGGTAG